The following proteins come from a genomic window of Sphaerisporangium rubeum:
- a CDS encoding phosphomannomutase/phosphoglucomutase: MGDLAKIFKAYDIRGVVPAELDEETAQAIGAAFAEVLGASAVVIARDMRDSSAPLAAAFARGVTATGADVVDAGLGSTDLLYYASGSLELPGVMFTASHNPARYNGLKMCRAGAVAMSSETGLAAVRDRAAEILRDGLAPRAADGPATGTATGTVTPSDLLAGYAAHLRGLVDLSGLRPLRVVVDAGNGMAGHTVPAVFGGLPVEVIPLYFELDGSFPNHEANPLEPQNLLDLRAAVVDKSADLGLAFDGDADRCWVVDERGESVPPSAVTALVATRELARHPGAPVIHNLITSRAVPEIIAEHGGVPVRTRVGHSYIKAEMARTGAVFGGEHSAHYYFRDFWFADSGMLAALHVLAALGEQDGPLSRLMDGFSRYHASGEINSRVADHAAVVARIRAEYQERDGVSVDDLDGITVSGPDWWFNLRPSNTESLLRLNAEAADDHQMAAIRDAVLAAVRS; this comes from the coding sequence GTGGGCGACCTCGCCAAGATCTTCAAGGCGTACGACATCCGTGGCGTCGTCCCGGCGGAGCTCGACGAGGAGACCGCGCAGGCCATAGGCGCGGCCTTCGCCGAGGTGCTCGGCGCGTCGGCCGTGGTCATCGCCAGAGACATGCGTGACTCCTCCGCGCCGCTCGCCGCGGCCTTCGCGCGCGGGGTCACCGCCACCGGCGCGGACGTCGTCGACGCGGGCCTCGGCTCCACCGATCTTCTCTACTACGCCAGCGGCAGCCTCGAGCTCCCCGGCGTGATGTTCACGGCCAGCCACAACCCGGCTCGGTACAACGGGCTGAAGATGTGCCGGGCCGGCGCGGTCGCGATGAGTTCGGAGACCGGCCTCGCCGCCGTGCGCGACCGCGCCGCCGAGATCCTGCGCGACGGCCTCGCGCCGCGGGCCGCGGACGGCCCTGCGACCGGTACTGCGACCGGCACCGTCACCCCGTCCGACCTGCTGGCCGGGTACGCCGCTCACCTGCGCGGACTGGTCGACCTGTCCGGGCTGCGGCCGCTGCGTGTCGTTGTGGACGCCGGCAACGGCATGGCGGGCCACACCGTTCCCGCGGTCTTCGGCGGCCTGCCGGTCGAGGTCATCCCGCTGTACTTCGAGCTCGACGGCTCGTTCCCCAACCACGAGGCCAATCCGCTGGAGCCGCAGAACCTGCTCGACCTGCGGGCCGCGGTCGTGGACAAGAGCGCCGATCTCGGGCTCGCGTTCGACGGTGACGCCGACCGGTGCTGGGTGGTGGACGAGCGCGGCGAGTCGGTGCCGCCGTCCGCCGTGACGGCACTGGTGGCCACGCGGGAGCTGGCCAGGCACCCCGGTGCGCCGGTCATCCACAACCTGATCACCTCACGGGCCGTTCCCGAGATCATCGCCGAGCACGGCGGCGTGCCGGTGCGCACCCGGGTCGGCCACTCCTACATCAAGGCCGAGATGGCCCGCACCGGCGCGGTCTTCGGCGGAGAGCACTCCGCGCACTACTACTTCCGCGACTTCTGGTTCGCCGACTCCGGCATGCTGGCCGCGCTGCACGTGCTGGCCGCGCTCGGTGAGCAGGACGGCCCGCTGTCGCGCCTGATGGACGGTTTCTCCCGCTATCACGCCTCCGGCGAGATCAACAGCCGGGTCGCCGACCATGCCGCCGTGGTCGCCAGGATCCGCGCCGAGTACCAGGAGCGTGACGGGGTGAGCGTGGACGACCTGGACGGCATCACGGTGTCGGGGCCGGACTGGTGGTTCAATCTTCGTCCGTCCAACACCGAGTCGCTGCTCCGGCTGAACGCCGAGGCGGCCGACGACCATCAGATGGCGGCGATCCGGGACGCGGTACTCGCCGCCGTGAGGAGCTGA
- a CDS encoding Trm112 family protein encodes MTMKIDDWLLDILACPACKSPLNPVPETDELACTSQTCGLVYPIRDDIPVLLVDEARRA; translated from the coding sequence CTGACCATGAAGATCGACGACTGGCTGCTCGACATCCTGGCCTGCCCGGCCTGCAAGTCGCCGCTGAACCCCGTGCCGGAGACCGACGAGCTGGCCTGCACCTCGCAGACGTGCGGCCTGGTCTACCCCATCAGGGACGACATCCCGGTCCTGCTGGTCGACGAGGCCCGCCGCGCGTGA
- a CDS encoding SIS domain-containing protein codes for MISFEAERLDNPGYLIEGDPSGMLHAVATSGAQVRASHRAAMEAGVVARMKGEGRPRAVVVAGMGGSAIVGDLLAAVCGPGAPIPIVTVRSDRLPGWVGAADMLIAVSASGQTEETLALALEGVRRGCRLVTVGRPESPLASVAEQASAPHLAVVPVAGAVGRPRANLWGLAMPLLVAASALGLVDVGSPVVEATARRLEDIAHRCRPSSESFINPGKTLAMELAGSIPMVWGASPLAAVGAYRLASQVLTNAKYPAIWGQLPEAAHDLVSAFDGAFAHRDVFSEESAPTLRLFALRDTEEDPRAAKRRTLAVRLAEDRGVPVSEISAEGEHPLERLASLIGLADYGSAYLAIGFGLDPTPVEAIAELKARIRQ; via the coding sequence GTGATCTCCTTCGAGGCCGAGCGGCTGGACAACCCGGGCTACCTCATCGAGGGCGACCCGTCCGGCATGCTTCACGCCGTGGCGACCTCAGGCGCGCAGGTACGCGCGTCGCACCGCGCCGCGATGGAGGCCGGGGTGGTCGCGCGCATGAAGGGTGAGGGCCGGCCGCGGGCCGTCGTGGTGGCCGGCATGGGTGGTTCCGCCATCGTGGGTGACCTGCTCGCCGCGGTGTGCGGCCCCGGCGCGCCGATCCCGATCGTGACGGTCAGGTCCGACCGCCTGCCGGGGTGGGTGGGGGCCGCCGACATGCTGATCGCGGTGTCGGCGTCCGGCCAGACCGAGGAGACCCTGGCCCTGGCTCTCGAAGGTGTGCGGCGGGGCTGCCGCCTGGTGACGGTGGGCCGGCCGGAGTCGCCGCTCGCGTCCGTCGCCGAGCAGGCGTCCGCGCCGCACCTGGCGGTGGTGCCGGTCGCCGGCGCGGTGGGCCGGCCGCGGGCCAACCTGTGGGGGCTCGCCATGCCGCTGCTGGTGGCGGCGTCGGCGCTCGGGCTCGTCGACGTGGGGTCACCGGTGGTGGAGGCCACGGCGCGGCGCCTTGAGGACATCGCGCACCGGTGCAGGCCGTCCAGTGAGTCGTTCATCAACCCCGGCAAGACGCTGGCGATGGAGCTCGCCGGGTCGATCCCGATGGTGTGGGGGGCCTCTCCGCTGGCGGCGGTGGGTGCGTACCGGCTGGCCTCTCAGGTGCTGACCAACGCGAAATATCCGGCTATCTGGGGACAGCTTCCTGAAGCCGCGCACGACCTGGTGTCCGCCTTCGACGGCGCGTTCGCTCATCGGGACGTCTTCAGCGAGGAGTCCGCGCCGACGCTGCGCCTGTTCGCGCTGCGTGACACCGAGGAGGACCCGCGGGCCGCCAAGCGGCGCACGCTCGCGGTGCGGCTGGCGGAGGACCGCGGCGTGCCGGTCAGCGAGATCTCGGCCGAGGGGGAGCATCCGCTGGAGCGGCTGGCGTCCTTGATCGGCCTCGCCGACTACGGCAGCGCCTACCTGGCCATCGGTTTCGGTCTCGACCCCACCCCGGTTGAGGCGATCGCCGAGCTGAAGGCAAGGATTAGGCAATAA
- a CDS encoding cation diffusion facilitator family transporter yields MSAGGGTKAILAALAANLAIAVAKFVAFLFTGSSSMLAESVHSVADSGNQALLLVGNRRSRRRSNREHPFGYGRERYFYAFVVAVVLFTIGAVFSLYEGIEKISHPHAVESPAWAFGVLIFAIVAEGFSFRTAILEALHLKGKESWVTFIRRAKAPELPVVLLEDLGALLGLVFALFGVTMAVVTGNGMWDGVGTLMIGVLLAVIAIVLALETKSLLIGEGATPDVERKICAALEAAPEVDRVIHIRTLHLGPEELLVAAKIAVQHDDTAAEVARGIDEAERRIRDAVPIARVIYLEPDLYSEERARAAKAAEAAEPAASGETAT; encoded by the coding sequence GTGAGCGCGGGTGGCGGTACCAAAGCGATCCTCGCGGCGTTGGCCGCGAACCTTGCGATCGCCGTGGCCAAGTTCGTGGCCTTCCTGTTCACCGGCTCGTCCTCGATGCTGGCGGAGTCCGTCCACTCGGTGGCCGACTCGGGCAACCAGGCGTTGCTGCTGGTCGGCAACCGGCGGTCGCGCCGGCGTTCCAACCGCGAGCACCCCTTCGGGTACGGCAGGGAGCGCTACTTCTACGCCTTCGTGGTGGCGGTCGTGCTGTTCACGATCGGCGCGGTGTTCTCGCTGTACGAAGGCATCGAGAAGATCAGCCATCCCCACGCGGTCGAGTCGCCGGCCTGGGCCTTCGGCGTGCTGATCTTCGCGATCGTCGCCGAGGGCTTCTCGTTCCGGACCGCGATCCTGGAGGCATTGCACCTGAAGGGCAAGGAGTCCTGGGTCACGTTCATCCGGCGCGCCAAGGCCCCTGAGCTTCCCGTGGTGCTGCTCGAAGACCTCGGCGCGCTGCTCGGCCTGGTCTTCGCGCTGTTCGGCGTCACCATGGCCGTGGTCACCGGCAACGGCATGTGGGACGGCGTCGGCACGCTCATGATCGGCGTGCTGCTGGCCGTCATCGCGATCGTCCTGGCCCTGGAGACCAAGTCGCTGCTCATCGGCGAAGGCGCGACCCCCGACGTCGAGCGGAAGATCTGCGCCGCGCTGGAGGCGGCACCCGAGGTCGACCGGGTCATCCACATACGCACCCTGCACCTCGGCCCCGAGGAGCTCCTGGTCGCCGCCAAGATCGCCGTCCAGCACGACGACACGGCGGCCGAGGTCGCGCGCGGCATCGACGAGGCCGAGCGCCGCATCCGCGACGCCGTGCCGATCGCCAGGGTCATCTACCTGGAGCCCGACCTGTACAGCGAGGAGCGCGCGCGGGCCGCCAAGGCCGCCGAGGCCGCCGAGCCGGCCGCCTCAGGCGAGACCGCCACCTGA
- a CDS encoding MerR family transcriptional regulator, protein MRITEAAKHLGLSPRMLRYREALGLLPPTRDRGAHRRFGPDELAAVGQAMELERRFDVSPAELAFGLRVLSEPAVAQAVRDLGLRIGRIHAPRRALDFEKEKALRLLRGR, encoded by the coding sequence ATGCGCATCACAGAGGCCGCCAAGCACCTTGGACTGTCCCCCCGCATGCTCCGCTACCGGGAGGCTCTCGGCCTGCTGCCGCCGACGAGGGACAGAGGCGCGCACCGCAGGTTCGGCCCCGACGAGCTGGCGGCCGTCGGCCAGGCCATGGAGCTGGAACGCCGGTTCGACGTCTCCCCCGCCGAGCTGGCCTTCGGCCTGCGCGTGCTCAGCGAGCCCGCCGTGGCGCAGGCCGTGCGCGACCTCGGCCTGCGCATCGGCCGCATCCACGCGCCGCGCCGCGCGCTGGACTTCGAGAAGGAGAAGGCCCTGCGGCTGCTGCGCGGCCGGTGA